A part of Mesoplodon densirostris isolate mMesDen1 chromosome 10, mMesDen1 primary haplotype, whole genome shotgun sequence genomic DNA contains:
- the XCR1 gene encoding chemokine XC receptor 1: MEPSDIPETTTPFEYDPQSFLCEKKTFVFATFSTTILYCLVFFLSMVGNSLVLWVLVMYESLESLTNVFILNLCLSDLVFSCLLPVWILGYHWGWLLGDFFCKLLNMIFSISLYSSITFLTIMTIHRYLSVVSPISSLRVHTLQCRVLVTIAVWAASILSSIPDAIFHKVFPSGCDYSELEWFLASVYQHNIIFLLSLGIILFCYVEILRTLFRSRSKRRHRTVRLIFTIVAAYFLSWAPYNLILFLQTLLKLGVIQSCEVSQQLDYVLLICRNVAFSHCCFNPVLYVFVGVKFRRHLKSLLRHFWLCRQQAPGLPPSPHPPGAFAYEGTSFY, from the coding sequence ATGGAGCCCTCAGACATCCCGGAGACCACCACCCCTTTTGAGTATGATCCTCAGAGCTTTCTGTGTGAGAAGAAGACCTTTGTCTTTGCCACCTTCAGCACCACCATCCTGTACTGCTTGGTGTTCTTCCTCAGCATGGTGGGCAACAGCCTGGTGTTGTGGGTCCTGGTGATGTATGAGAGCCTGGAGTCCCTCACCAACGTCTTCATCCTCAACTTGTGTCTCTCAGACCTGGTGTTCTCCTGCTTGTTGCCCGTGTGGATCTTGGGGTACCACTGGGGCTGGTTGCTGGGAGACTTCTTTTGCAAGCTCCTCAACATGATCTTCTCCATCAGCCTCTACAGCAGCATCACCTTCCTGACCATCATGACCATCCATCGCTACCTGTCCGTGGTGAGTCCCATCTCATCCCTGCGTGTCCACACCCTCCAGTGCCGCGTGCTGGTGACCATAGCTGTGTGGGCAGCCAGCATCCTGTCCTCCATCCCCGATGCCATCTTCCACAAGGTGTTCCCTTCGGGCTGTGATTATTCAGAACTCGAGTGGTTCCTAGCCTCAGTCTACCAGCACAACatcatcttccttctctccttgggCATTATCCTGTTCTGCTACGTGGAGATTCTCAGGACCCTGTTCCGCTCGCGGTCCAAACGGCGCCACCGGACAGTTAGGCTCATCTTCACCATTGTGGCGGCATACTTCCTTAGCTGGGCTCCCTACAACCTGATCCTGTTTCTGCAGACACTGTTGAAACTTGGGGTCATTCAGAGCTGCGAGGTCAGCCAGCAGCTGGATTATGTCCTGCTCATCTGCCGCAACGTTGCCTTCTCCCACTGCTGCTTCAACCCGGTGCTCTATGTCTTTGTCGGGGTCAAGTTCCGCAGACACCTCAAAAGTCTGCTCCGGCACTTCTGGCTCTGCCGGCAACAGGCACCTGGCCTTCCCCCGTCACCTCACCCCCCAGGTGCCTTCGCCTATGAGGGCACCTCCTTCTATTGA